AGGACCACTTCCAGACCCCTTGACGGCCTGCTACCAGCGCGCAAAGGACCCTTCAGCCCGCGACGGGGTCCTAGTCCCGGTCCCGACACCACTGAGGGCGCCTGGCCTCGAGCTCCAGAACACGAGCAGAGCCGTCGGTGGGCGGGACACTCCAGAGCCTCCGTCCCCACCGAGCCAGCCCGGAAACCGCGGGTGCCCAGCCTCCAGCGCGCCCCTGCCGGGGAAGCTGTGCTCCAGGTGCCAGCCCGCGAGGACCCTCGGAGCTCTCCGCAGAGGGGCCCAGCGTCCGTTCCGGAGCCCCAGCGCGCCGAGCCTCGCAGTTCTCAGACCCGCCTCGATCCTCGATTGAAGCGGGCGGCGGGGACGCGGGACGGCTGCACCATGACTGCCGAAAgcgggccgccgccgccgcctccgccaccGGAAGCCCTGGCGGCAGTAAAGGAGGAACGCGGTGAGGCCGGGGCGGGGGTCCCGGCGGAGGCGGCGGGCCGCGGCGCGGGTGGGCGGCGGCGCAAGCGCCCCCTGCAGCGCGGGAAGCCGCCCTACAGCTACATCGCGCTCATCGCCATGGCCATCGCGCACGCGCCGGAGCGCCGCCTCACGCTCGGCGGCATCTACAAGTTCATCACCGAGCGTTTCCCCTTCTACCGCGACAACCCCAAAAAGTGGCAGAACAGCATCCGCCACAACCTCACGCTCAATGACTGCTTCCTCAAGATCCCGCGCGAGGCCGGTCGCCCGGGCAAAGGCAACTACTGGGCTCTCGACCCCAACGCCGAGGACATGTTCGAGAGCGGCAGCTTCCTGCGCCGCCGCAAGCGCTTCAAGCGCTCGGACCTCTCCACGTACCCAGCCTACATGCAcgacgccgccgccgccgctgccgccgccgccgcggccgcgGCCGCCGCCATCTTCCCGGGCGCGGTGCCCGCTGCGCGCCCGCCTTACCCGGGTGCCGTCTACGCGGGCTATGCCCCGCCGTCGCTCGCCGCGCCGCCCCCGGTCTACTACCCCGCTGCGTCGCCCGGCCCGTGCCGAGTCTTCGGCCTCGTGCCCGAGCGGCCGCTCAGCCCAGAGCTGGGCCCCGCGCCGTCGGGACCCGCGGGCTCCTGCGCCTTTGCCTCCGCCAGCGCCTCGGCCGCGACCGCCAGCTACCAGCCCGCGGGCTGCACGGGAGCCCGACCTGCCAACCCCTCCGCCTATGCGGCCGCCTACGCGGGCCAGGACGGCTCATACCCGCAAGGGGCCAGCAGTGCCCTCTTCGCGGCCGCTGGCCGGTTGGCGGGGCCCGCATCGCCCCCCTCAggtggcagcggcggcggcgtCGAGACCGCAGTGGACTTCTATGGGCGCACGTCGCCCGGCCAGTTCGGAGCGCTGGGGCCCTGCTACAATCCCGGTGGGCAGCTCGGAGGGAGCAGTGCAGGTGCCTACCATGCTCGCCATGTGGCCGCCTATCCCGGCGGGGTAGATCGTTTCGTGTCTGCCATGTGAGCCGAGCATACGGTCGGAAATTCATAGATGCCTCGGCGGTTTACACGAACGAAGTATCCTGGAGACCTGAGGACAGGACTGGAGAGAGGGCCGAACTGAGAACCACAAAGAAGGGACCGTGGGAAGGAGACGCGCAACCTCCGAGTGCATCGCGTACACACCTGGTTTACTTTGTTAATAGGAGGAAGTGGGGAAAGGCACCCCCAGCCCACCGACTGGGGGAAAAGTGCCCTCAGTCAGGTGAAGCGCCAAAGGACTCGCCTTTCAGGTGGCGCAGCATAGTGTCTACACCAGACGCTAGGATCCGAATTGTGGGGAGTCACGATTTCACTCTTCCCTGTATTGTGCGAAACTCGGGCCTTTTACACGGGTTTGGCCTCTTGTGCCTTTGACTATGTTGCCGCAATAAAAGGCTCCAATAGCGTCTTCCTTCTTAAGGTGAGGAAGACAAGTTTGCAAAAGAagtagctttttgttttgttttcttttctttttttttttaattggggaaaTCGCTCTGCTTCACTTGGCCTGACGGTGGTTTTCCCTGCCTCTGAGAATGGCAGCTCCGGCTGAGTCTGgactgtgcctcagttccccagTGTGACACAGTCGCATCACCTACATCCTCAGTCTCCCCATTCGTTATGCAGGAGGGCTGCGGGGTTCATGTGACCTTTCAGGGCCCCATCCTCCTGGATGCGGCCCTGCATATTGGCAGCATCCGTAGGCCAACGAGGGCCTAAACTAACCCCATTCCAGGGAATCAGAGCGGCGCTCACGGCAAGCATCCATTCTAAAGTCCCTGGATTGGCTCCAGGCGTTGATTGTATGAAAATTTCTTGAATCTTTTTGAGCATGATGGCTGATCACTTGGCAGCTGTTTCATCTGGGTCCTAAGTGTATTTTCCCAGCGAGGCAGATAGAAATACACATGTCCATGGTCCACTCTTTCTTTTCATCAAGCAGCCCTGGACCCGGTGGCTAAACTGAATGAAGTTCAGAGATGACAGGGATTCGGGGGAGAGCCTACTGGTGACAGCTTTCAGCCTGTGGGGTCCACGCTTCCATCCCTGGCGCTCTCTGCCATCCCTCAGCAGGCTTCCCACGCGAAAACGAAAGTGAAAAATTAATTGGGGTGGTCAGTGAAGTAAGCTTAGAAAGAAActggattttaaattttgttttgtatatgtttatttgttttatgcaaAAAGCTAACCAAACTCAGAAAACCCAAcaactccctccccaccccccacacacactttctctTAAGAAATCTTATAAGTTTCTATTCTGGAGCAAAAATATCCAGTGTTACATATTTCAGAGGCTTGGGCGCCGCTTTCAGATAAACCTGAGTGTTCAAATGaactgttttaataaaaaaaagtctttgagcAATGAGCTCTGGCAGGAGAAACTCAGCTTCTTGGTGCATAGGTACCTTGCTAGGGAAGAGTGGAGGATGTgtgagaaagaagacagaaaacacTGGTGCTTTTTCCTTTTCAGGTTGGGGATTGCCCTGTCCCGTTCACAGCCGTGCGGATGTGGTTCAGTCCAGGCGGGTACTTGTCTAGTTCAGTGTCGTCCAATAGGGATACAGATACGTGTGTAATTTAAgtttttctagtagccacatcaataaaataaaaaagggacaAGTAAGATTAACTagtaatattttgtatttgaCCCAAAATACCTAAACTATTGTTTCAACAAATAATCAACATAAAAATTGTTAAGATGTTCTAGTGTTTTCATGCCAAGTCTCCCAGATCTGGAGGGTGTTATACACTTACCAGTCATCTAAATGTGGACTAGCCACACGCCAAGTGCTGGGCAGCAGTGAGTGGCCGATGACGACTGTGCTGGACAGTCGTACAGGCCTATGGGCCGGTCCTTCCTGAATGGGTGGTGGGGAACGGCCACCTGGAGGTGGAAGGCAGCTGCAGAACTGACCCTGCTCCCGTGGGCCCGGGTTCCAGCCCTAGCCTCCTGACCTTGGAAAAGTGACGAGTTGGG
This sequence is a window from Phyllostomus discolor isolate MPI-MPIP mPhyDis1 chromosome 3, mPhyDis1.pri.v3, whole genome shotgun sequence. Protein-coding genes within it:
- the FOXE1 gene encoding forkhead box protein E1, giving the protein MTAESGPPPPPPPPEALAAVKEERGEAGAGVPAEAAGRGAGGRRRKRPLQRGKPPYSYIALIAMAIAHAPERRLTLGGIYKFITERFPFYRDNPKKWQNSIRHNLTLNDCFLKIPREAGRPGKGNYWALDPNAEDMFESGSFLRRRKRFKRSDLSTYPAYMHDAAAAAAAAAAAAAAAIFPGAVPAARPPYPGAVYAGYAPPSLAAPPPVYYPAASPGPCRVFGLVPERPLSPELGPAPSGPAGSCAFASASASAATASYQPAGCTGARPANPSAYAAAYAGQDGSYPQGASSALFAAAGRLAGPASPPSGGSGGGVETAVDFYGRTSPGQFGALGPCYNPGGQLGGSSAGAYHARHVAAYPGGVDRFVSAM